One region of Chlorobiota bacterium genomic DNA includes:
- a CDS encoding T9SS type A sorting domain-containing protein, with protein MRRFLLLATAALAAGSAATAQQLDISTKAPTIEIPIVNKTIPPVIARPEWRVSEEKEYVFNSQIIERSAINDEGFRVDTNRNDFEVPFAYSIQGGGQAIQRGVGQIFPMKYLYSFYDQYYTSEGKTKRYGDTNVITDDQAYIEQFKGARGWTLNAVRALIYHNPNNTTPADQLNIGVLSVHKLNVDYTSSAYRQSGFRAMRSSLDPLKVYEVEVDGQTLKSTITGQGGIAGLTVEFEQPLEFTADESALLMYVNDFATPLTSIEQNSPREYQGIIGYEEWRSGVLTTNQATGELVDTRSNPIDQYKAFGVAMFSENDTDRVFSVYSRLSRNGKPSMVNFDMTWVGTVDLSASGVQYVLGKDATSQGLGETTPNPVVSNDARLPYSLTEPAHVSIDLYSVSGDHVARLVDDKFIPGNYTVALPLDNMNNGAYVVRMLANGKAYSSKLSVVR; from the coding sequence ATGAGACGATTCCTACTTCTTGCCACAGCTGCACTGGCTGCTGGCTCGGCTGCAACAGCGCAGCAGCTCGACATCTCCACAAAAGCACCTACGATTGAGATCCCGATCGTCAACAAAACAATTCCTCCGGTAATTGCCCGCCCTGAATGGCGCGTATCTGAGGAAAAGGAATACGTGTTTAATTCGCAGATTATTGAGCGCTCAGCCATCAATGATGAAGGGTTCCGTGTTGACACGAACCGCAATGACTTTGAAGTGCCATTTGCTTATTCTATCCAAGGCGGGGGGCAAGCTATTCAGCGTGGTGTTGGCCAGATATTTCCCATGAAATACTTGTATAGTTTTTACGACCAATACTATACGTCCGAAGGCAAAACCAAGCGGTATGGTGATACCAACGTTATCACCGATGACCAAGCTTACATTGAGCAATTCAAAGGCGCGCGGGGATGGACCCTGAATGCCGTCCGTGCATTGATCTACCATAACCCAAATAACACTACACCTGCGGATCAGCTGAACATTGGTGTCCTATCCGTCCACAAATTAAATGTGGATTATACCAGCTCCGCATATCGTCAAAGTGGTTTCCGGGCAATGCGTAGCTCCCTAGACCCCTTGAAAGTCTATGAGGTGGAAGTTGATGGCCAGACTTTAAAGAGCACTATCACAGGGCAAGGCGGAATTGCAGGGCTTACTGTGGAATTCGAGCAGCCGTTGGAGTTTACTGCTGACGAATCAGCATTGTTGATGTACGTCAACGATTTTGCTACGCCATTAACCAGCATTGAGCAAAACAGCCCGCGCGAATATCAAGGGATTATTGGCTATGAGGAATGGAGGTCGGGAGTATTAACAACTAACCAAGCAACAGGAGAGTTAGTTGACACACGCTCCAACCCAATTGACCAGTACAAAGCATTTGGCGTAGCCATGTTTTCTGAGAACGATACGGATCGCGTGTTTAGCGTGTACTCACGTCTTAGCCGGAATGGCAAGCCTTCGATGGTGAACTTTGATATGACCTGGGTCGGCACTGTTGATCTCTCTGCATCAGGGGTTCAGTATGTTCTGGGCAAGGATGCAACCAGCCAAGGGCTTGGCGAAACCACGCCAAACCCAGTGGTAAGCAATGATGCCCGTTTGCCATACTCGCTGACCGAGCCAGCACACGTAAGCATTGATCTGTACAGCGTAAGCGGCGACCATGTGGCACGCCTTGTGGATGATAAATTTATCCCCGGTAACTACACTGTTGCTCTGCCGTTGGACAACATGAACAACGGCGCGTACGTTGTTCGGATGCTTGCTAACGGGAAGGCCTACAGCAGCAAATTGTCGGTGGTGCGGTAA
- a CDS encoding tetratricopeptide repeat protein: MDKTLAELQSRLETAQSPQEQVGIRNQIAQAAKRKAPQQMLEFCEQTRLIARRHNYTRGEADTLLLIAMMLARLTRLQEALAAILESQSLYAGLGEMLGQASTCQIMGNIYGEMGRYHQAISALEQGLECCDRCARQTEHVAETRALIAAEIAWVSLMMKEYAKAIEFAEQAKELYHNVAAHTDEHRMMTIIGTAYQEMGRVAEAFEWFRRGEAFAERHNDAECTAISVANMGYLMQLMGNYDEALALLIKAHTLLHQVGVVNNEIATLDMIATLYSIIGNHESALQHYHNALQLSRTTGSLYHQAALLNNVGELYITLQRHDEAMDVLNQGLSIAQKQGYGVICAGLRRNIGAIRKQQGDMAEALRWSREALQEIRGYHVWKEEVNALYAVGSLLIEAGEFAEAIATLQQALTLIESANSISHELRAKLHKAISDAHKQQGEFDLAYHHYVSYHQAQSGMAAAEHDRNRQMLMMQFDLRQTRNDAEVYRLRSEQLERLMQHRRAELSALALQLVQKSEFLHSFREQIRSIILADDAALRERVVELSQLLDSQNSTSDEWELFEKQMNESQGSFMQAVTAQCPRLTPTELRVCFLIRIGLSTKEIASLCNVTERDIESHRRNIRRKLELPAHKTLIEYLDDIAIRTVKTILRSEDPTVTARLKERFPALSGKELKICVLLRSGYSTKEIAGILSTSERTVENHRYHIRQKLGLSPEINLGTFFAGI; this comes from the coding sequence ATGGATAAGACACTTGCCGAACTGCAATCAAGGCTGGAGACAGCACAAAGCCCACAGGAGCAAGTTGGCATTCGCAACCAGATTGCCCAAGCCGCCAAGCGGAAGGCCCCGCAGCAAATGTTGGAGTTCTGCGAGCAAACGCGGCTGATTGCCCGCCGCCACAACTACACCCGTGGCGAAGCCGACACCCTGCTGCTGATTGCTATGATGCTTGCACGGCTTACGCGCTTGCAGGAAGCCCTTGCCGCAATTCTGGAATCGCAAAGCCTGTATGCAGGGCTTGGGGAGATGCTGGGGCAGGCATCAACCTGCCAGATCATGGGGAATATCTACGGCGAAATGGGGCGATACCATCAAGCAATCTCAGCGTTAGAGCAAGGGTTGGAGTGCTGCGACCGGTGCGCAAGGCAAACGGAGCACGTGGCGGAAACGCGAGCGTTGATCGCTGCCGAAATCGCTTGGGTAAGCCTGATGATGAAGGAATACGCAAAAGCCATTGAATTTGCCGAGCAAGCAAAGGAGCTTTACCACAACGTTGCGGCCCACACCGATGAACACCGCATGATGACGATTATCGGAACAGCATACCAGGAGATGGGGCGTGTTGCCGAAGCGTTCGAGTGGTTCCGCCGTGGCGAAGCATTTGCCGAACGCCATAACGATGCCGAATGCACAGCAATCAGCGTTGCAAACATGGGCTACCTGATGCAATTGATGGGGAATTACGACGAAGCCTTAGCATTGCTGATAAAAGCCCACACATTGCTGCACCAAGTGGGGGTGGTAAATAATGAGATCGCCACGCTGGACATGATTGCCACGCTTTACTCCATTATTGGCAACCACGAAAGCGCCTTGCAGCATTACCACAACGCCCTACAGCTAAGCAGAACCACCGGAAGCCTGTACCACCAAGCCGCGTTGCTGAATAACGTTGGCGAATTATACATCACCTTGCAGAGGCACGACGAAGCCATGGATGTCTTGAATCAAGGGTTGAGCATTGCCCAGAAGCAGGGGTACGGCGTGATCTGCGCCGGATTGCGCCGAAATATCGGGGCGATTCGCAAACAGCAAGGGGACATGGCTGAAGCACTTCGTTGGTCCCGCGAAGCATTGCAAGAAATACGTGGCTATCATGTTTGGAAAGAAGAGGTGAACGCGCTGTATGCCGTTGGTTCCCTTTTAATTGAAGCAGGGGAATTTGCCGAAGCGATCGCCACGCTGCAGCAAGCATTAACCCTGATAGAATCGGCGAACTCCATCAGTCATGAACTTAGGGCAAAGCTCCATAAAGCCATAAGCGATGCCCACAAGCAGCAAGGTGAGTTTGATTTGGCATATCACCATTATGTGAGCTACCATCAGGCGCAATCTGGCATGGCGGCTGCCGAGCACGATCGCAACCGCCAGATGCTGATGATGCAATTTGACCTTCGCCAAACCCGTAACGATGCCGAGGTGTACCGCCTGCGAAGCGAGCAATTAGAGCGATTAATGCAGCACCGCCGTGCCGAGTTAAGCGCGCTGGCATTGCAGCTGGTGCAGAAATCCGAATTTCTCCATTCCTTCCGTGAGCAAATTCGGAGCATTATTCTTGCTGATGATGCGGCATTGCGGGAGCGCGTGGTAGAGTTATCGCAGCTATTGGATAGCCAAAATTCCACCAGCGATGAGTGGGAATTATTTGAGAAGCAAATGAACGAGTCGCAAGGCTCGTTCATGCAAGCGGTAACAGCACAATGCCCACGATTAACCCCAACGGAATTGCGTGTTTGTTTTTTAATCAGGATTGGGTTATCAACAAAGGAAATTGCCAGCCTGTGCAACGTCACCGAACGGGATATCGAATCGCACCGGCGAAATATCCGCCGGAAGTTGGAGCTGCCCGCCCACAAAACATTGATAGAATACCTTGATGACATTGCCATCCGAACAGTGAAAACAATACTGCGAAGCGAGGACCCCACCGTAACCGCTCGGTTAAAAGAACGATTTCCAGCACTGAGCGGGAAAGAATTAAAGATTTGCGTTCTTCTGCGAAGCGGATATTCCACAAAGGAGATAGCGGGAATTTTATCAACGTCGGAGCGCACAGTGGAAAATCACCGTTATCACATTCGCCAGAAATTAGGGTTGTCCCCAGAAATTAATTTGGGGACATTTTTTGCAGGGATATAA
- a CDS encoding DUF5602 domain-containing protein, with the protein MNRINKTSRIAMAMMATALTIGVVGCEDDTTEPTSLAKTIMGDTADVGNGKAMSWLKLDDAGKPTSIGVTFTEAAMEGLPTNPFPPTEWVLTLPAEASATAYNHLGVDWNAQGHEPMNIYTIPHFDIHFYQITPAERAMITPADSLTGYIQPGADYIAKDYILPPGIVPGMGFHAVDTTAHELHGTTFNKTMIYGYFKGNLIFTEPMITRDYLLTKPDFSESLKLPAKYPVTGKYYATKYSIKYDAAKKEYTVSLDGLTMR; encoded by the coding sequence ATGAACCGTATCAACAAAACTTCCCGCATCGCAATGGCGATGATGGCAACCGCGCTCACCATTGGCGTTGTGGGTTGCGAAGACGACACCACCGAGCCAACCTCGCTGGCAAAAACAATCATGGGCGACACCGCCGACGTTGGTAACGGCAAAGCGATGTCGTGGCTGAAGCTGGACGATGCTGGCAAGCCGACCTCGATTGGAGTCACCTTCACCGAGGCCGCAATGGAGGGTCTTCCAACAAACCCATTCCCCCCAACTGAGTGGGTCCTGACGCTCCCTGCCGAAGCATCCGCCACGGCTTACAACCACCTTGGGGTTGATTGGAACGCGCAGGGGCACGAGCCAATGAACATCTACACCATTCCTCACTTCGACATTCACTTCTACCAGATCACCCCAGCCGAGCGTGCGATGATTACCCCGGCCGACAGCCTTACGGGCTACATCCAACCCGGTGCCGACTACATTGCCAAGGATTACATCCTGCCCCCAGGAATCGTCCCCGGAATGGGTTTCCACGCGGTTGACACCACGGCCCATGAGCTTCACGGAACTACGTTCAACAAAACAATGATCTACGGCTACTTCAAAGGCAATTTGATCTTTACCGAGCCAATGATCACCCGTGATTACTTGCTTACGAAACCCGATTTCTCCGAGAGCCTAAAACTTCCGGCGAAGTACCCGGTAACCGGCAAATACTACGCCACCAAGTACAGCATCAAATACGATGCCGCCAAGAAGGAATACACCGTCTCCCTTGATGGCTTGACGATGCGGTAA